From Pleurocapsa sp. PCC 7319:
ATCCTTGCCACAAACTCCTCATCGCTTTTACCAAGCAGTTTTGTTCAACATACAGGACGACCTGATAAATTTTGTGCCATGCATTTTGCCAATTTGATCTGGAAACTTAATCTAGTTGAAATTATGGCACAACCACAGTCGTCCCGTGAAACACTCGCAGCAGCGACTGAATATGCCATTGATATTGGGCAAGTACCAATTCCCGTACGAAAAGAACAGAGTGGATATATTTTAAATTCGTGGCTTGATTTCATGTTAAACGAGGCACTAACGCTGGTAACACAAGGTGTAGGAACGCCGGAGGATGTAGATAGAACTTATTTGATAGCCAACCAGGGCTGTAAATTAGGGCCATTTGGTATTTTCGATGTCATCGGTATTCAAACGATGGCTAATATTTTAGAAAATTGGGGAAAAGAGAAAAATAATGAGCAAATGTCAGAAAATGCCAAATATCTGAAAACTCAATATCTCGATCAAGGCAAAACTGGATTACTTGATGGAGAAGGGTTTTACAAATATCCCGATCCTGCTTTTGAAGCTGACGATTTTTTGGCTGTGCCTGATAAATCAGCAGTTGAAGGAATTGTTGATCTGGTTGCGCCTAAATAGGGAGTGTTATTCAAGCTGGTACTGCACTTAACTAAAGAGTAATATAGCAATCCTATTTGACTTGTGAACATACTGCGCTTTTCATATGAGTAGACCACGGTAATTAAATTTTAGAAAAGCGGGTATCTAATAGCTAACAGCTAATAGCTACAAACTAGTTAATCTTCAACGGAGTCTATTCAACTGAAAACGGCTGTAAGTTATCGTCAGAAGGCAGAAGTTAAGTTAACTATTTTTTCAGGAATGATTTAGGACTGCTATATACGTACCGTGCAATACATATTCAAATCACCTAAATCATTAACAAACAAGTTTTGGAGTCAGTTATGGAAATCAAAAATGTAGTAGTCGCAGGTGGCGGTGTTATGGGATCGCAGGTAGCGTGGCAAACCGCATGGCACGACTTTAATGTCACCGTTTATGATGCATTTGACAAAGGCATTGAGCGATGCAAAAAATTTCACGAGACATACAGCAAAGAATTTATCGATAAACGCGGTGCATCTGAAGGAAGAGTAAATCAAGCAAAACAGCATTTGAGTTATACAACTAATCTGGAAGAAGCAGCAAAAGATGCCGACCTGATTATTGAACAAGTGCCAGAAGATTTAGAGATCAAACAAAAATTTTGGGAAGATGCTTCCAAATACTCGCCAGAGAAAACAATTTTTACGACCAATACGTCTTCGCTTCTTCCTAGCGATATGGTTCAATTTGTAGACAGACCAGAGAAATTTCTTACCTTGCATTTCTGTGTTCCTGTCTGGGATGCAAATATTGGTGAGGTGATGGCCCAATCGAAAACGGAAGATAAATATTACGATATTATGCTTGAATACGCAGAGAAGATGGGGCTTGTTCCTATTGCAGTCAAAAAAGAACAGCCTGGCTACATATTAAATTCTTTGCTGATTCCATTTGGTTTGGCAACCGTAGATTTGGTGCGCAGAGGCGTGGCAGATCACGAAAGTATCGACAAAGTATGGCGCATTTGTAATAAATCTGACATTGGTCCATGTCAGATGATAGATATGACGGGTATGAATGTTAACTATCACGTACTGAAGTCATGGGGAGAAACTAAGAATGACCAAAAAGCTCTTGATGCAGCAGAGTACATTCAATCTGAATTTATTGATAAAGGGCATCTTGGCGTAGAATCAGGACAAGGTTTTTACAGCTACCCCAACCCTAGCTTTGAAGATGAAGATTTTCTCAAGACTACTTAGTACCGCTGCGCTTAAGTAGCAAGTAGCAAGTAGAGCGAAGACCTCGTCGAAGTTTCCTCGATATGGGAACGCTCCGCTCCCGAAGGGCAATTAATCTAGCAATTACGCTAGAAGGTGAAATGATAACTAGGGTTAGGTTCTACCCGATGACATCATGATTGGATATTACATAAAGTCTTGGTGCACGTTCCCTATCGGAGGACGGGGCTTACAAGGTGCGGACGCAGGTTCGGCACACAGTCCCTTAACCCTTCGTAGGATCATACCGTTATTTTTAGGATTAATAAGAAGTAATTGAATAATGAAGAATAAGTCAAAAACAAATGTCGGAGAAAAAATGGCTATTTTTTCTCCCGCATTAAGCGAAGACGAATTAGCACAACGCACTCAATACTTAAAATTTCAACAACAGGAATATGAGTTTACTCATGAATACGTAGAAGGTCTAAGTTTATTTAAAGAAGTTCCTGTTCAAGAAGGCTTTTCAACTGCTTATCTTGCCGATAGAGAATTCCAGCTATCAGCGATATCAATCAATATGTTAGCAGTCGAACCACGTCCTTTTCTTGACCCTTTGGAAACATTAGGAGATTACGAAAATTTTTATAAGATTATCCGAAAACCTGGTGTTGCCAACATTTATCAAACAGATCGTGCTTTTGCCGAACAAAGATTGTCTGGGGTTAATCCCTTGGTCATTAAAAAATTTACCGAAATGCCTGCTGGTGTTGATATTTCTTTACAAGATTTAGGTCAAGAAACTCAAGTTTTATTCAGCTCCAGCGCAACTAATTTGCAAGCAGAAATTCAACGAGGACATATCTTCGTTGCCGACTATACAGAAAGTTTGTCTTTTGTTGAAGGTGGAACTTACGAAAAAGGACGTAAGTATTTACCAAAACCAATCGCTTTTTTCTGGTGGCGTAAAGATGGCATTAAAGATCGCGGTGAATTAGTCCCCATTGCTATTGCGATCGAGTTAAATACTGCGGATAAAAAATGGAAAATCTTGATACCCAGGGACAAAGATTTGCACTGGACAGCTGCCAAACTTTGCGTGCAAATTGCTGATGCCAATCATCATGAAATGAGTACTCATTTAGGGCGTACGCATCTTGTAATGGAACCTTTTGCGGTCAGTACTGCCAGACAATTAGCTAAAAATCATCCTTTAGGATTGCTTTTGCGCCAACACTTTCGCTTTATGATAGCGATTAATGATATGGCTCGCAGAGAGTTGATTAATCCAGGTGGTTTTGTAGAAGCAGCACTTGCAGGAACATTGCCAGAATCTCTACGAATTGTTAAAAATGCTTGTGTTAGTTGGAATATTAAAGATTTTGCCTTTCCCACGGAGCTCAAAAATCGTGGTATGGATGAAAAAGACGATCGAGATAATTACAAATTACCCCACTATCCCTACCGCGATGATGGTTTAATGCTTTGGAATGCGATCGAGGATTTTGTAACTGGTTATCTTAAGATCTTTTATCCCAAACCTGAGGATATTCAAAGCGATCGAGAATTACAACAATGGGCAGCAGAATTAGCATCTGCCGATGGTGGAAAAGTTGCCAAAATGCCCGAAAAAATTAGTGATATTGAGGAACTAATCGAAATTATTACCACTATTATTTTTATTTGTGGTCCTCAACATTCGGCGGTGAATTTTCCCCAATATGAATATATTGGTTTTATACCTAATATGCCTCTAGCTGCTTATCAAGAAATTACTGGAGCAGAAGATCAATTTAAAGAGGAACGAGATCTGCTACAACTTTTACCTCCTCTAAAACAAACAGCGACTCAATTACTGACGATGTATAACCTTTCAACTTATCATTACGATCGCCTGGGTTATTATGACGAAGAGTTTGAAAATACGGTTAAAGGTACAGACATTGAACCGATAGTTGCCAAATTCAAACAAGATTTGAATCAAATAGAAGTAGAGATTGATAATAAGAATAAAGATCGTACTATTCCCTATCCGTTTCTAAAGCCTTCCTTAGTTTTAAACAGTATTTGTATCTAACAGGATCGCATTTCCCAAAATTGCGATCGCCTAAATCTGGGCTGATAGTAACTATCTTTTTTAAGCACGTCAAAATGTCAGCATACTCATTAGTTCCTTGTATCGGATAGTCCCAAAGAAATATAGCGACGCTTACCACCAAAGCGAAAGCGTAATTGAAGTCGATTATGGGAAATAAAAACGACTACCGATCCTTTCGCTGATTTGTGGGGATAAGTCTTCGATTGCATCACAGGGGTTGGTGTAATTACATTTTTACTCTAATAAAAATTACACCCAATTTTTACTCAAACTCACCAAAAAATGTCCCAAAAAATGAATTACTTGGAGCTACTTATATATTTTAGCTAACCCTTAAAACCCTTGTAGGA
This genomic window contains:
- a CDS encoding 3-hydroxyacyl-CoA dehydrogenase; protein product: MVIQNVLVLGSGVLGGQIAWHSAYHGKNVTVRDIEEEPLAKCKKAHERYAKIYSDEMNASAKDIEATKKRLMFTTDLEVATKNVDLVIEAVPEVLKIKESVYKDLAPLLPEHTILATNSSSLLPSSFVQHTGRPDKFCAMHFANLIWKLNLVEIMAQPQSSRETLAAATEYAIDIGQVPIPVRKEQSGYILNSWLDFMLNEALTLVTQGVGTPEDVDRTYLIANQGCKLGPFGIFDVIGIQTMANILENWGKEKNNEQMSENAKYLKTQYLDQGKTGLLDGEGFYKYPDPAFEADDFLAVPDKSAVEGIVDLVAPK
- a CDS encoding 3-hydroxyacyl-CoA dehydrogenase, producing MEIKNVVVAGGGVMGSQVAWQTAWHDFNVTVYDAFDKGIERCKKFHETYSKEFIDKRGASEGRVNQAKQHLSYTTNLEEAAKDADLIIEQVPEDLEIKQKFWEDASKYSPEKTIFTTNTSSLLPSDMVQFVDRPEKFLTLHFCVPVWDANIGEVMAQSKTEDKYYDIMLEYAEKMGLVPIAVKKEQPGYILNSLLIPFGLATVDLVRRGVADHESIDKVWRICNKSDIGPCQMIDMTGMNVNYHVLKSWGETKNDQKALDAAEYIQSEFIDKGHLGVESGQGFYSYPNPSFEDEDFLKTT
- a CDS encoding Arm DNA-binding domain-containing protein, with protein sequence MQSKTYPHKSAKGSVVVFISHNRLQLRFRFGGKRRYISLGLSDTRN
- a CDS encoding lipoxygenase family protein, producing MKNKSKTNVGEKMAIFSPALSEDELAQRTQYLKFQQQEYEFTHEYVEGLSLFKEVPVQEGFSTAYLADREFQLSAISINMLAVEPRPFLDPLETLGDYENFYKIIRKPGVANIYQTDRAFAEQRLSGVNPLVIKKFTEMPAGVDISLQDLGQETQVLFSSSATNLQAEIQRGHIFVADYTESLSFVEGGTYEKGRKYLPKPIAFFWWRKDGIKDRGELVPIAIAIELNTADKKWKILIPRDKDLHWTAAKLCVQIADANHHEMSTHLGRTHLVMEPFAVSTARQLAKNHPLGLLLRQHFRFMIAINDMARRELINPGGFVEAALAGTLPESLRIVKNACVSWNIKDFAFPTELKNRGMDEKDDRDNYKLPHYPYRDDGLMLWNAIEDFVTGYLKIFYPKPEDIQSDRELQQWAAELASADGGKVAKMPEKISDIEELIEIITTIIFICGPQHSAVNFPQYEYIGFIPNMPLAAYQEITGAEDQFKEERDLLQLLPPLKQTATQLLTMYNLSTYHYDRLGYYDEEFENTVKGTDIEPIVAKFKQDLNQIEVEIDNKNKDRTIPYPFLKPSLVLNSICI